The following is a genomic window from Chloracidobacterium sp..
ATCCACAAACGATATGATCTGAGAAAATACATACTTGCCTTCGTTCATACAAACGAAGTCTGGCTAAATAGCCTTTCTCATTTCAAATCGTCCAGAACCAAAACGGCACTTAACTCCTTATCTATCTATATTTTCAAAGAACATTCCAAAACTTTAACGCAACGCTAGTGAGTTGTTCTGATAAATCTTTAGGTTCGAACCAGCCTTTGACTACTTCTTATCAGTATTGAATTGAACACGGTTTTGTTCCGTAAGCCCAAGAATGCCGAGTTGCTCGGTCGTTGGTGTGCCGGATACATTTTTGAGTTGATCAAACTCAATAGCAGGGCCTTTCCATCTTCGGCATTGTTCAGGCGTTAATACATAAAACCATGATGGAGCTTCATCGCGGAGTTTACCCGTGGGGATTGCCCAGATCGTTACATATTTGGCGTTGACGGCAGTATAGAGATAGTAGTAATTCCGATGATTCAGTGTTCTATTGTCATTGGAAAGACTTCTTGGTTGCTTCTGATTCCAAACCACTCCTTCCATTTGCTTAAGATCTTTGGGGAAGGCTCCTCTTTTTTGATTGAACGTCATCAGATCACGCATCATTCTATCCACAGCTTCAAAAGGCAGATCTGCCTGTTTTTTCATCTCCGTTGCCCAAAGCGAATAGATATATACACCGACTACCAGCAGGAGTGCCAGAGGCGTGAGGACAAGAGATATTTTGAGGCGATTGATCATAAGGTGACTCAAAAGGAAGTTTGGGCAATGAACATCCGTGATTGATCTGCGTACTCGGGAAAACGATCCCGCACGTCATCGACCAAGTCATCAAGAGCATTCTCTTCTCGTAATTCATCAAAGGTTTCGTCCGGATTCTGATCCTTCGCGATAATTTGAAGCATCTTTTCGTCACTAAGGACTTGTCCTACTGCCTGAGTTACCAACCCTCGCAGTTCGGCTTTGCGCGAGCCATTTTTAGATGCAAGTGACGTGTCGTTCAAATCAAATACTGCGTCAATTTCGCCGAGATAGATCGCACGAGGCTTGGTACGAGGTTTTGCAATGTATGATTCCGTTTGAACGGCAAAAGGAAGATAGGCGGCCCGGATAGGCGGAGCTGTATCGTTTACTATCAGGACTTCGTGATGAGCAGCGATCTGTCGTATCTCTGACGAAAGCATCAACGATCGCTTCTGTTCTGCATATCGGGTGTTGTCGTTCTTCTTGCCGGGGAAATCCTGAAATGTCTTAGAAAATATGGTTGTATCGCCAAGCTGCTTTGACGCGTATTCGGCCGTCACATCGTCAAGACCCGGCAAAAATATCTTTGTCATAACGGTGCCAAGAATTGCGTTTGCACGTTCACGACCGTATTGGTCATACATTTGTGGAAGATCCTGATACCCGAGCCCAAGCCCGACACCTCGCCCACGTCCGATCCCGGATATTCTCTTAACCTCAGATACATTGAGCTGATAGGCTTCATCGATTAGAACGAAACAAGGATGTTTGGGGTCGTTAATGCCATCAAGTCTCATTTCCATAACGGCCTGACCCAGAAATGTCGCAATGAATTCCTTGTAGATATCCGAGGCTCCTTCCGAGATAACCAGATAGACCGCCGTCCCTGATCTTCTAAGGTCGGAAAAATCGATCAATCCACAGCCCGCATTCTTTTCCTCGTCGGATGGAGTTGTCGTTACCATGCGTGCCGGTGCGAGCGTAAACGGACGAAGCTTGTTGTAGAGTCCGATCAGTATGGAGCCGCGCGTTTGCGGCGGGGCCTGGCGAAAGGCAAGATAGGCCTGTTTTGCGTAGAAGCTTGGCGAATTGCTCATCGCCTTCTCAAAGGCTCCGTTATTGTCTTCACCGAGCGAGAGCAGGAAATCGGCGGCAAAAGCCGGAATCGCTTTCTCACGATACACCTCGGCGATATGCAAAAGAATCGCCGTTAAAGCGATCTGCTCAGCATCACCCCAAAATGGATCTGCGTTAGTTCGGCGACGGCTCTCGACACCGATCATCATTCCGGCAATCTGACAGGCAAAAGCAGGATCATTGCGGCATTTGGGGATGAAATTCCAGCGATCGCTTTTGGCCGGATCGTTCAGGTCAAGACGGAATATACGCCTTGCGGAGAGAGCGGTCTGCTCGCAAAGTTCGCCTTTGGGGTCGTAGACCAAGCAGGAAGATCCATTGAGGATGGCCCGAAGCATTGAAATGAAAAATGTCTTTGACTTGCCCGATCCGGTCGGCCCGAACATGACAAAATGTCGAAGCCACTGGTTTTGAGGGAGATAGATATCACGACCGCCGAATGCCCTTGCCATCGGCATTGCATTGGATGGAATGGGAAGACCGCGTATCTTGTTCATGAGGCCGCACCGGATCAAGTCCGAAGCTCGCGCCCATCTTGCCGAGCCGTGAGCCGTACTCATTCGTCTGATCCGGTAAGCCCAAAGCAGTGAATATGCGTCAAGAAGAGAGCCTGCCAAACAGAGGAGTGCCATAGCCCAAAAGACGAGAGTGATCAATCCCGTTACATCCAGCAGCAAACCCGCCAATAAACTTAGGAATGCTCCCATAAGTCCGAGTACGAAAAAGAAGAAGCCGCGTCCAACATCTGCCGTCCAGTGCCAGAACGCCTGATATGCCGGAAGGTACTGTTCGTTCGCCTTACGCGGTATTCCGTAGGCTAGGTCAAATTTTTCGATTTGCTGACGATATAGCATTTACTATTTGGTTTCTGGTTTAACCGACTTTAGCCATTGCCTTTGTTCCTGCAGTTCGTTAATTGAGGAACCGTCCAACCTAAGTTCGTCTATATTCCATTGACCGATCTCCCATCCTTGAGCTGCCAATTGTTCCGTTGTGCTAAATGGGACTGGCTCTGCATTTCGGATGGAACGAAAGTATCTCAAAGTGTTCTGCCCTCCTGGAGGAAGAGGAAATCGGAAAAGCATCATCGGACCGTATTTATCTTCAATAGGCACGGAGAGTATTTCAAACGAAAACGGAGAAGGACGCAAACTAAGACGTATAATGCTTGTTGGCGAACTAAACCCTTCGTTTTCGACTGAAATCTCTGGCGGGAGTAGCTTGCGGGACACAATATCCGAAATAACTTCTCGCCCAGTTTGAGGAGGACTCTTTGTTTCATGGTATCTAAAAAAAACAGCGAGTGACGCAGCTATTCCCAATGCCGCCGATTCACGAAGCCTTTTGGCCGTTTCATATTTGGTTCCAGAAAAAATATTAGTAATCGTTCCGTCTAACTTTGTTCGCTCGGTGATTGTTTGCTGGTCCGGCGCATCAATGAACTTTAGTTGAGCATGACTGTCGGGAATGGTAAGGCATCTTGCTGCTATGTAAATTCCGACTATTCCAACCGTAAGGAAAACCGCTGAGTATTCGCGAGCGATAGAGCTTAGTCGCACGCGAAACCTTTCAATTTCGTTCTTAATTCTTTTCATACAACCTCACGAGCCAATCTGCGGCCAGCGCGTTGCCCAGCGTGGATCTCGGGATGCAAGCCAGCCGTCAACTTCCGGATGAAATGAATTTGTCATTGCCAGCAAATAATCAAGCTGCAACGATAAAAGTTCCTGAGCGGAACTATCTTTGACGAAGTAACAAAAAAGGCGAGATAAGATTTGGGTATTTAGGTCCTCAACTGAATTGCGAATGAAAGCACCGGTGATATCAATTGATTCCCGAAGACTGGGATGATCCTCCATACCGGCGATGCCGCGAACCGCGTCGAGCAACTTAATAGAGAGAGCCAGCTGCGCGGATGAAGCTCGTTGATTTCTTGCGGATAGTATTTCAAGCTCTTTTATAAGACCAGGTGTCTCAAACCTTGTGAAAATATGTCGTGAAATAAACGGAGAGCTCAAGCGATGCCGAAGATCATTTGAAGTTGTAATAACTATTGGACGGAATTTCCAATCACTGATCCCGACAAAGCCTTCTTCAAAACGCGGAATATAAATCACCCCGCGTTCCAGCGGCATGAGCAGCGCGTCCTCAATACTTGGGCCGAACTTGTCACTTTCATCCAAAAGAAGAACAGGAGGAGCTTCAGATGTTGTGGCCGCCGAAGCAGCAAGATCATAGGCACTCCCGACTTCACCCAAAACGAGGAATTGCCGCTGCCATTTCATTCGCCGGGCTTTCTCAATATGCTTAACAGCATCTTCCGAACGTAGTGTTTTTGATATTGCAAGGTTTTCTTTCATCCAGACTTCCTGCTCTTCTTTGTCCCAGTCATAGAGGATTTCTTCCTGCTTGATACCGTCACGGCCGGCAACAACACACATTGAAAGATTGCAGCATTCGGCAAGAGCCTCGGGGAATGCCGTTTTTCCACTGCCGCGAGTCCCGGAGATAAGCCACGCCCTGCCTGACTTGAGGCTTTCGCAAAAATCTGAAAAAATGCGGTCGTCCGGAATATAACCGGTTTTTGAAATAAGCTCGTGAAGCACGGATTCTCGTCCATTCAATACGATCTCTCGCGGATTGATTTGAGGGCGACTCGGATCATGTGGGATCATTTGATTTCGCCCTCCTGATTCCTGGTATTGGTAGCATCCGCATTTGCAGATGAGTTTGATAATTCTGTGATAAGTACGTATCCCGTAGTTCCGGCTGGAACCTCGATAAAAGTGGTCTGGTTGTTGCTTTTTAAGACGGGGCCGGAGATCTCATCGGATAACTCACTTGCACCTCTCTTGATCTGGTCAGAGAGAATGACCGTACTGCCACCACGAATTGATCCGACAGAACCAATGACAGATGATGCTGTGTCTTTGAGACCGCGAAAAAATTGGGTCCATTTTCCGGTTAGATTTCTCTTACGCCCTTCGATCCCGGATGCACCGTCGATGCCCAACAGGTCGCCATTGCATTTGATAAGTCCACCGGTGACCGGATCGATCAATCCGATAATCGTCACAAAAGCTCTGTTTGATTCGCCGCTGCGCACATTCCCGACCAAAACCGTGCCGGCCGGATACTTGTAACCTTCGCCTTCTACCGGACGGGTTAGCTCCATCCTTACCATACCGGTCGAGTTCCGTAGAGTGTAGATCGACCCGATCAGACGCACCGGGAGCATACTGCCAAAACGTATAGTATTCGGTGAGCCAGGTCGTCGAATCGACGGATTGAGCGATTGTTCCTTTGGTTCATTGATTGATGATGAGCGTTTAGCGATGCCGAAAAAAAGCGATCTGCCGAGCGGCTCAATATCTCGCATTGTAGCCTGACGAGACAGAGGTGCGTCGTTAGATTGTGTCTGTGTGTCTTTACCATCAGTTCTTTTTTCATCGGGAACATCGGTTGTTGGGCTGGCAAGACTGCGATCCGGTAACTGTACGGAAGGGTAAGTGGATTTATTGTCAATGCCGCTAACGATCGAAGTTTCGTCATTCGTCTTGCCGTCAGATGATGGTGAAGACTCCGAAGCCAGCAGGTTGCTCGCAGCGTAATTTGTTTGCTTGTCATTCGCCGCAACAAGTCTGAGTGCAGTCCGAATTTTTTCATCTTCTGAAACAGGCTCGCTTTTTGTGTTACCGGTATTTTTTCGGGTTACATTCTCCGTCTTCTTTACGGCAAACCAGCCAATGCCAAAAAACCAGGTTATTCCCAGAACGAGTGTTACTAGAAAAAGAATAAAGCCCGCAACGGTTCGAAGGATCTTCCATCTTTGGTTTTGAGACGGATTGACCTCACTCGAGTCAAATTCGTCGTTTTCTTCCTCATCTTCAATACTCGCCTTTTCATCTTCAAGGGTTTGCAGCAAGGACTCTCGCTTGTCATCATCCTCAATGTCAGGCATAGCCCCTGGTATTTCATTTATAACTGAAGTGTTTTCCATGTGTTCACTCCTTAGTTTTGGAATTCACAAGAGCTATGCCAACAGGGGCATCCGCGGCCTCTCGGTGGGTTACAAGCACTTTGACAGTCTGATTTACCCCTAAAATCGGCGACTGATAAACTAGCGCGTAATATACCGTTGCTCCGACTGTTAACAGCCCGTCCGCATTTGTCGTCTCGATATATGCGATGTTCAAGCGGGACGATTGTAAGGTGTTTCCCGAAGTATCAACCGTCTGGACTTGAAGTTCGGGCGACGATGCGAGCAGTCTCAGATCCAAAGTGCTTACGTTTCTTACCGCAATGATTGCGAGTCTAGTTTTGTCATCGACATCGGTGAGCTTTGCCGCCGAGATCTGTAAACCTGATTGCGGCTTGCTCCATAACTTAAAGTTTTTCTTGGCGTCCTTAATACATTCAGCCAGTCTTTTGTTGGCAAGATACGAAATATCCTTTTTGTTTTTGCCTGCTTGCTTGACGGATTGGTCACGTCTCATGTCCACATAGTTGGCCTTGAACTGGGTTGGATCAGAGGAAGAGGATGCTGGTGGAGTCGACGTTTCTACATCTGTTGACCCCACGAGTTTTGAAGCCGCTTTCGAGTTAGCTGATCGCACAATCGCTGATTCATCGCCGAGGTTGTATGCGAGACCGACGGCCCTGCGAGCGGCGATAACGGTTTCGCGGTCATAGTAGATCACGCATCTGTGGGCGTTCTTTCTCAAATCGGAGACTGGAACGAGTTCCAAGATCAATACAAGGCCTGACCTCATCTGAAGGCTGATAGATGATGAAGTGCTTCCATCTCGAGACGGCAAAAATGATTCGCCCGGATAAATGGTTATCGATCGGTCGCTTTCCTTAGTCGGAGACATAAATACAGAGGCCAACTTTGGATTGCCTTCGTGGATGTAATAGATCCCGTCGTTTGCCGGAAACTCGACAATAGATACAGCATTTTGCGCCAGCCCCAACCGGATAACGGTTGGCTGCTTGGGATTGACCGATATGCTGACCTCGCCGGATAGAAAATCGTTTGCTGTCGTATTCACAACCGAAACCGGCACAGAGGAATCGCCTTTTG
Proteins encoded in this region:
- a CDS encoding type IV secretory system conjugative DNA transfer family protein, producing the protein MLYRQQIEKFDLAYGIPRKANEQYLPAYQAFWHWTADVGRGFFFFVLGLMGAFLSLLAGLLLDVTGLITLVFWAMALLCLAGSLLDAYSLLWAYRIRRMSTAHGSARWARASDLIRCGLMNKIRGLPIPSNAMPMARAFGGRDIYLPQNQWLRHFVMFGPTGSGKSKTFFISMLRAILNGSSCLVYDPKGELCEQTALSARRIFRLDLNDPAKSDRWNFIPKCRNDPAFACQIAGMMIGVESRRRTNADPFWGDAEQIALTAILLHIAEVYREKAIPAFAADFLLSLGEDNNGAFEKAMSNSPSFYAKQAYLAFRQAPPQTRGSILIGLYNKLRPFTLAPARMVTTTPSDEEKNAGCGLIDFSDLRRSGTAVYLVISEGASDIYKEFIATFLGQAVMEMRLDGINDPKHPCFVLIDEAYQLNVSEVKRISGIGRGRGVGLGLGYQDLPQMYDQYGRERANAILGTVMTKIFLPGLDDVTAEYASKQLGDTTIFSKTFQDFPGKKNDNTRYAEQKRSLMLSSEIRQIAAHHEVLIVNDTAPPIRAAYLPFAVQTESYIAKPRTKPRAIYLGEIDAVFDLNDTSLASKNGSRKAELRGLVTQAVGQVLSDEKMLQIIAKDQNPDETFDELREENALDDLVDDVRDRFPEYADQSRMFIAQTSF
- a CDS encoding AAA family ATPase, with product MIPHDPSRPQINPREIVLNGRESVLHELISKTGYIPDDRIFSDFCESLKSGRAWLISGTRGSGKTAFPEALAECCNLSMCVVAGRDGIKQEEILYDWDKEEQEVWMKENLAISKTLRSEDAVKHIEKARRMKWQRQFLVLGEVGSAYDLAASAATTSEAPPVLLLDESDKFGPSIEDALLMPLERGVIYIPRFEEGFVGISDWKFRPIVITTSNDLRHRLSSPFISRHIFTRFETPGLIKELEILSARNQRASSAQLALSIKLLDAVRGIAGMEDHPSLRESIDITGAFIRNSVEDLNTQILSRLFCYFVKDSSAQELLSLQLDYLLAMTNSFHPEVDGWLASRDPRWATRWPQIGS